One Mercurialis annua linkage group LG3, ddMerAnnu1.2, whole genome shotgun sequence DNA window includes the following coding sequences:
- the LOC126671567 gene encoding exocyst complex component EXO70I-like gives MAELKGNHNVLVAARTLLMNSLQNSKATATNLDETAKKVDQIRQRLANLNDTLWQKCSCSSIKDQIDGAVCPAMAVVEVCKSIRELEKALVFNNPHSDVRAYLLLIKQFEQALKFLSDNCGLAIQWLVQFLDENKVSYAYKVEMCLRIVRKIQDSHVNGEILCVAFDKLEDEFEQLLAVAPSIIVNLKLQAIAAKLNDNNKLDWCLAAYIEVRSRVAKTSLEALDLNYLDMSVTKVDDVQDIGCFIDQWCEHFHFAVKQILEAEYELCIQVFDTFNSNVCFAKIATQSGIISLLHFGAKVTECKKDPVKLLKLLDIFSTLDSLREDFNRLFIGKACGEIQNLTRILIRKVVCGVCEIFWELPYQVELQRPSSPPSDGGVPRLISFVTEYCNHLLGDDYKSLLIKVVTIYQSWKNDKYQETVVSRQITAIMKEMCMNLDTWSKTYEDKAMSYLFMMNNHCHFSNMKGTPVGEMMGNCWITGHERYKDYYMRLYLKETWGNIIYLLSQEDDDSVTTKKKISLEAFNEALEGMYEKQSELVVPNEELRLRLCGMAVQALVPLYRIYLQSFTHADVKYTSQGFETMLINWWL, from the exons ATGGCTGAACTGAAGGGCAATCATAATGTTCTAGTTGCTGCTAGGACTCTGTTGATGAACAGTTTACAAAACTCGAAAGCTACCGCTACTAATCTAGACGAAACTGCGAAAAAAGTTGATCAGATTAGGCAAAGATTGGCAAATCTTAATGATACTCTTTGGCAGAAATGCAGTTGCTCTTCAATCAAAGACCAAATTGATGGTGCTGTTTGCCCTGCCATGGCAGTAGTGGAGGTTTGCAAGTCTATTCGGGAGCTGGAGAAGGCGCTCGTCTTTAACAACCCGCATTCTGATGTTCGCGCTTATTTATTGTTGATCAAACAATTTGAGCAGGCTTTGAAATTTCTGAGTGACAACTGTGGCCTAGCAATTCAATGGCTTGTGCAGTTTCTCGACGAAAATAAGGTTTCGTATGCATACAAAGTGGAGATGTGTTTGAGAATCGTAAGAAAAATACAAGATAGTCATGTCAATGGTGAGATTCTCTGCGTAGCATTCGACAAACTTGAAGACGAATTCGAGCAACTTCTAGCTGTCGCTCCGTCAATAATCGTAAACTTGAAGCTTCAGGCTATTGCTGCGAAACTGAATGATAATAACAAGCTTGATTGGTGCTTAGCAGCATACATAGAAGTTCGTAGTCGGGTGGCGAAAACAAGTTTAGAAGCTCTTGATTTGAATTATCTCGACATGTCGGTGACAAAAGTAGATGATGTGCAAGATATCGGATGCTTTATAGATCAATGGTGTGAGCATTTCCATTTTGCAGTCAAGCAAATCCTCGAGGCAGAGTATGAACTCTGTATCCAGGTTTTCGATACCTTCAATTCCAATGTTTGTTTTGCAAAAATTGCTACTCAATCTGGAATTATTTCACTCCTTCATTTCGGAGCAAAAGTTACGGAATGTAAGAAAGACCCTGTCAAGCTCCTGAAGCTATTAGACATTTTCTCAACTTTAGACAGCTTAAGAGAAGACTTCAACCGCCTTTTTATAGGCAAAGCATGCGGAGAAATCCAAAATCTCACTAGAATCCTCATCAGGAAAGTTGTTTGCGGAGTTTGTGAGATTTTTTGGGAGCTTCCATATCAAGTAGAGCTACAAAGGCCAAGTTCTCCTCCGTCAGATGGTGGTGTTCCGAGGCTAATAAGCTTCGTAACTGAATACTGTAATCATCTCCTTGGCGACGATTACAAGTCCTTATTGATAAAG GTTGTAACAATTTATCAAAGCTGGAAAAACGACAAGTACCAAGAGACGGTTGTTAGCAGGCAGATAACTGCGATAATGAAGGAAATGTGCATGAACTTAGATACATGGTCAAAAACATATGAAGACAAGGCAATGTCCTACCTATTCATGATGAATAACCATTGTCATTTTAGCAACATGAAGGGCACACCCGTTGGAGAAATGATGGGGAATTGTTGGATTACGGGGCATGAGCGATACAAGGACTATTACATGAGACTTTACTTGAAAGAAACATGGGGCAATATTATCTATCTTCTAAGCCAAGAAGATGATGATTCTGTGACGACGAAGAAGAAAATATCACTCGAGGCGTTCAATGAAGCGTTGGAAGGAATGTACGAAAAGCAATCCGAATTGGTTGTTCCTAATGAAGAATTGAGGCTAAGACTCTGTGGAATGGCTGTTCAGGCTTTAGTTCCTCTATATAGAATCTATTTGCAGAGTTTTACACATGCTGATGTCAAATATACATCACAAGGATTCGAAACTATGCTTATTAATTGGTGGTTGTAA
- the LOC126673312 gene encoding uncharacterized membrane protein At1g16860-like, producing MGSRFPSHQLSNGLYVSGRPEQAKERPPTMSSVAMPYTGGDIKKSGELGKMFDIPYDGSKSRKSGPITGAPSRTGSFGGAASHSGPIMPNAAARAAYTTSGAASSGGVSGSASLKKSNSGPLNRHGDPVKKSSGPQSGGVTPSGRQNSGPLPPILPTTGLITSGPISSGPLNSSGAPRKVSGPLESMGSMKIPGAAVVHNQAVTVLTQEDDFSFRKNFPKPILWSLILLFVMGFIAGGFILGAVHNAILLIVVVVLFGAVAGLFIWNTCFGRKAIMDFISRYADAELRNAKNGQFVKISGVVTCGNMPLESSFQKVPRCVYTSTSLYEYRGWDSKAANPTHRRFTWGLRSLERRAVDFYISDFQSGLRALVKTGYGARVTPYVDDSLVIDVNPGTEELSPEFLRWLAERNLSKDDRIMQLKEGYIKEGSTVSVMGVVQRNDNVLMIVPPPDPMTTGCQWAKCMFPASLDGIVLRCEDTSKNDVIPV from the exons ATGGGTTCTCGGTTCCCATCTCATCAGTTGAGCAATGGCCTGTATGTCTCGGGCCGGCCTGAGCAGGCAAAGGAACGGCCTCCTACAATGAGCTCGGTGGCCATGCCATACACCGGTGGTGACATTAAGAAGTCAGGAGAACTGggtaaaatgtttgatattCCTTATGATGGCTCCAAGTCTAGAAAATCTGGGCCTATAACTGGTGCTCCTTCAAGAACAGGGTCTTTTGGTGGTGCTGCTTCACATTCTGGGCCAATCATGCCTAATGCAGCTGCCCGAGCTGCCTATACCACGTCCGGTGCTGCCTCTTCTGGAGGTGTTTCTGGTTCTGCTTCACTAAAGAAATCAAATTCTGGACCATTAAATAGACATGGAGATCCTGTAAAAAAGTCATCTGGACCTCAGTCTGGTGGAGTAACACCTTCTGGCCGCCAAAACTCTGGCCCCCTTCCTCCTATACTTCCCACTACTGGCCTCATAACATCTGGACCTATTTCCTCTGGTCCACTAAACTCATCCGGGGCTCCTCGAAAAGTGTCTGGTCCTTTAGAATCTATGGGTTCAATGAAGATTCCAGGCGCTGCTGTTGTTCACAATCAAGCAGTGACTGTCCTTACCCAAGAAGATGACTTTTCTTTCAGAAAGAATTTCCCAAAGCCCATATTGTGGTCACTGATTCTACTTTTTGTCATGGGTTTCATTGCTGGTGGTTTTATTCTTGGTGCAGTGCATAATGCCATTCTCCTCATTGTTGTTGTGGTTCTTTTTGGTGCTGTTGCTGGATTGTTCATATGGAATACCTGTTTTGGGAGAAAAGCCATTATGGATTTCATTTCTCGCTATGCTGATGCCGAACTACGAAATGCCAAAAATGGGCAATTCGTTAAGATATCTGGG GTGGTCACCTGTGGTAATATGCCTCTCGAGTCATCCTTCCAGAAAGTTCCTCGTTGTGTGTATACTTCCACAAGTTTGTATGAGTATCGAGGGTGGGACTCGAAAGCAGCCAACCCCACACATCGCCGATTCACTTGGGGACTTAGATCATTAGAA AGGCGCGCAGTGGACTTCTACATCTCTGATTTCCAATCTGGGCTGAGAGCATTGGTTAAAACGGGGTATGGAGCAAGAGTGACTCCTTACGTGGATGACTCTCTCGTCATTGATGTCAACCCAGGGACTGAAGAGTTGTCGCCTGAATTCCTCAGGTGGCTGGCAGAGAGGAACCTTTCAAAGGATGATCGGATAATGCAATTGAAAGAAGG GTATATCAAAGAAGGCAGCACAGTAAGTGTAATGGGAGTAGTTCAAAGGAATGACAATGTGCTAATGATAGTCCCGCCACCTGACCCGATGACCACCGGCTGCCAGTGGGCCAAATGTATGTTTCCGGCAAGCCTTGACGGTATTGTTCTCAGATGCGAAGACACCTCCAAGAATGATGTCATTCCAGTGTAA
- the LOC126671334 gene encoding uncharacterized protein LOC126671334, with the protein MGICFKYWDECVDPQDLEAMWREPEVNTEWLDAGETRGQRVHLSRDPDGQPYLTQTEMKAVADIIVRRHFDSHIATDMLCAIAELASDRQLLAENYDKKIKQTTLGIMQILPKTAEWLVRDLGYRTYAVEDNQEILYRPFVSVYFGAAYLRWLSNFEQKERSEEFVVRAYKGGTKKATHKSTLQYWKGYLSVKESLPFRRFVDEGPSVNTSVPPPPAPAISASPNSASPTTSIISHNSGGGETVNWDSKTSPEDMVEMWNNADVAKEWTKSGERRGKVRFSHDKEKREYLSRVEVKAVAEIILSKYFSTRAVKPSVLCALAEMVSMRFVNGVGARIGLMGIDYSTAYWLYMELGYRAYRVESVDDLTKPFVSMYFGAAYLAYLSEYEGRERLPQFVVQAYLGGPKNVNLQETGPLWLKFEQALSNYDDIKKDPGGCTIL; encoded by the exons ATGGGCATATGTTTCAAATATTGGGATGAGTGTGTCGATCCTCAGGATTTGGAGGCAATGTGGAGGGAACCTGAAGTTAATACTGAATGGTTGGATGCTGGTGAGACTAGAGGCCAAAGGGTTCACCTTTCCCGCGATCCTGATGGACAACCTTATTTGACTCAAACCGAGATGAAg GCTGTTGCTGATATTATCGTCCGCAGACATTTTGATTCGCATATTGCTACG GATATGCTGTGTGCCATTGCTGAACTAGCAAGTGACCGCCAGCTGCTTGCTGAAAAttatgacaaaaaaattaagcaGACTACACTGGGAATCATGCAAATTTTACCAAAGACAGCAGAGTGGCTTGTTAG AGATTTGGGTTACCGGACTTACGCAGTAGAAGACAATCAAGAGATTCTCTACAGGCCTTTTGTCAGTGTGTATTTCGGTGCTGCTTACCTTAGATGGCTGTCGAACTTTGAGCAAAA AGAAAGAAGCGAAGAGTTTGTAGTTAGGGCGTATAAAGGCGGTACAAAGAAGGCAACTCATAAATCAACTTTGCAGTATTGGAAAGGGTATCTTTCTGTCAAAGAAAGTCTCCCATTCAG AAGATTTGTTGATGAAGGGCCTTCAGTAAATACTTCTGTTCCTCCTCCTCCTGCACCAGCTATATCTGCTTCACCAAACTCAGCATCACCTACTACTTCAATAATTTCACACAACTCTG GGGGTGGCGAAACTGTAAACTGGGACTCTAAAACCTCCCCTGAAGACATGGTGGAGATGTGGAATAATGCTGATGTTGCTAAAGAGTGGACAAAATCTGGAGAAAGGCGTGGAAAGGTTCGCTTTTCACATGATAAGGAAAAGAGAGAATATCTATCCCGGGTAGAAGTGAAG GCCGTTGCAGAAATAATTCTCTCAAAGTACTTCAGTACAAGAGCAGTTAAACCA TCAGTCCTGTGTGCTCTAGCTGAGATGGTTAGCATGCGTTTTGTGAATGGGGTAGGAGCGCGAATTGGATTAATGGGGATAGACTATTCTACAGCTTACTGGCTTTACAT GGAATTGGGTTATAGAGCTTACAGAGTTGAATCTGTGGACGATCTAACCAAACCATTTGTGTCCATGTACTTTGGTGCAGCCTATCTAGCTTATTTATCAGAATATGAAGGGAG GGAAAGACTTCCACAGTTTGTTGTGCAGGCTTATCTTGGTGGACCGAAGAATGTGAATCTTCAGGAAACTGGTCCGCTCTGGCTCAAGTTCGAGCAAGCTTTGAGCAATTATGACGATATAAAAAA GGATCCAGGAGGCTGCACCATCTTGTAA
- the LOC126673635 gene encoding glyceraldehyde-3-phosphate dehydrogenase GAPCP1, chloroplastic-like: protein MAFSSLLRSTVTCPASRSEFSSDSDRYQVSSISLKASKSIFGTSLPTASSSLQACFTRSSQPIKATATELPPTILKSRSDGKTKIGINGFGRIGRLVLRIATSRDDIDVVAVNDPFIDTKYMAYMLKYDSTHGLFKGNIEVVDESTLEINGKQIKVSSKRDPSEIPWGNFGAEYVVESSGVFTTIDKALAHKKGGAKKVIISAPSADAPMFVMGVNEKTYKPNMDIVSNASCTTNCLAPLAKVVHEEFGILEGLMTTVHATTATQKTVDGPSMKDWRGGRGAGQNIIPSSTGAAKAVGKVLPDLNGKLTGMAFRVPTPNVSVVDLTCRLEKSASYEDVKAAVKYASEGPLKGILGYTDEDVVSNDFVGDSRSSIFDAKAGIGLSTSFMKLVTWYDNEWGYSNRVLDLIEHMALVAAHH from the exons ATGGCTTTCTCTTCTCTTCTCAGATCTACCGTCACCTGTCCTGCCTCTCGCTCCGAGTTCTCCTCCGATTCCGATCGTTATCAg GTTTCGAGCATTAGTTTGAAAGCTTCAAAGAGCATTTTTGGTACTTCACTTCCAACTGCATCGTCTTCCTTACA GGCATGCTTTACTAGGAGTTCGCAGCCCATCAAGGCTACAGCTACTGAATTGCCCCCAACCATCCTCA AATCACGGAGCGATGGGAAAACAAAGATCGGAATTAATG GTTTTGGTCGCATTGGAAGATTGGTTTTACGAATTGCAACTTCCAGAGATGATATTGATGTCGTGGCAGTCAATGATCCTTTTATTGATACCAAGTACATG GCCTACATGTTAAAGTATGATTCTACTCATGGTCTTTTCAAGGGGAACATTGAGGTTGTGGATGAATCCACTTTGGAAATTAAcgggaaacaaatcaaagtttcAAGCAAAAG GGACCCATCAGAGATTCCTTGGGGTAATTTTGGGGCTGAATACGTGGTTGAATCTTCAGGAGTTTTCACCACTATCGATAAAGCTTTAGCTCacaaaaag GGTGGTGCGAAGAAAGTAATCATATCAGCTCCTTCAGCCGATGCACCAATGTTTGTCATGGGGGTGAATGAGAAGACATACAAGCCAAACATGGATATTGTTTCAAATGCAAGTTGTACCACTAATTGTCTTGCTCCTCTTGCCAAG GTGGTTCATGAGGAATTTGGTATTCTTGAAGGTTTGATGACAACTGTTCATGCAACCACAG CAACCCAGAAGACCGTAGATGGTCCATCAATGAAGGATTGGCGTGGGGGCCGTGGAGCTGGACAAAACATCATTCCTAGTTCCACTGGTGCAGCAAAG GCTGTTGGGAAAGTTCTTCCGGATCTCAATGGAAAACTTACTGGAATGGCCTTCAGAGTCCCAACACCGAATGTTTCTGTTGTGGACTTAACTTGTCGACTTGAGAAGAGTGCATCTTATGAAGATGTGAAAGCAGCTGTTAA GTATGCATCAGAAGGACCCCTGAAAGGCATTCTGGGCTATACTGATGAGGATGTTGTTTCTAATGATTTCGTTGGTGACTCTAG ATCAAGCATATTCGATGCCAAGGCAGGGATAGGGTTGAGTACCTCCTTCATGAAGCTGGTGACTTGGTATGACAACGAATGGGGATACAG CAACCGAGTACTGGACCTGATAGAGCACATGGCATTGGTGGCTGCGCACCATTAG